In Palleronia sp. LCG004, a single window of DNA contains:
- a CDS encoding Bax inhibitor-1/YccA family protein, with protein sequence MAEQQTIRTGAGVRSGTIDEGLRAHMNKVYGLMASGMVITALAAWAISGLAVDDAGNATQLGQAIYGSPLKWLIMFAPLIMVFAFSAMINRISAAGAQLFFYTFAALMGLSLSSIFLVYTGFSIVQTFLVTAIAFAGLSLWGYTTKKDISGWGSFLIMGVIGLVVASIVNIFLASPAVMFAISAIGVLLFAALTAYDTQQIKNEYIQHARTADREWLEKSGIMGALRLYLDFINLFMFLLSFMGQRE encoded by the coding sequence ATGGCTGAACAACAGACGATCCGCACCGGCGCTGGTGTAAGGTCGGGTACGATCGACGAGGGCTTGCGCGCCCACATGAACAAGGTCTACGGCCTGATGGCCAGTGGCATGGTGATCACCGCGCTCGCAGCCTGGGCCATTTCCGGGCTCGCCGTCGACGATGCCGGCAACGCCACGCAGCTCGGGCAGGCGATCTACGGATCGCCCCTGAAGTGGCTGATCATGTTCGCTCCGCTCATCATGGTCTTTGCCTTCTCGGCGATGATCAACCGCATCTCCGCGGCTGGCGCGCAGCTCTTCTTCTACACGTTCGCCGCCCTGATGGGCCTTTCGCTGAGCTCGATCTTCCTCGTCTATACCGGGTTCTCGATCGTCCAGACCTTCCTCGTGACGGCGATCGCCTTCGCAGGCCTGTCGCTCTGGGGCTACACGACCAAGAAGGACATCTCCGGGTGGGGCAGCTTCCTCATCATGGGCGTGATCGGCCTTGTCGTGGCGTCGATCGTGAACATCTTCTTGGCCTCCCCGGCCGTCATGTTCGCGATCTCGGCGATCGGCGTCCTGCTCTTCGCCGCGCTCACCGCCTACGACACGCAGCAGATCAAGAACGAGTACATCCAGCACGCGCGTACCGCCGATCGCGAATGGCTGGAGAAGTCGGGCATCATGGGCGCGCTGCGTCTCTATCTCGACTTCATCAACCTCTTTATGTTCCTGCTGAGCTTCATGGGCCAGCGCGAGTGA
- a CDS encoding DUF1127 domain-containing protein, whose protein sequence is MSSHLLRLLHLHRIGPSLLRRFEEMRALARQRHDLARLDDHLLDDVGLARPEAAAEAARVPWDAPAHWHRPNQQSRQQVRKSLNCGG, encoded by the coding sequence ATGTCGTCGCATCTGTTGCGCCTCCTGCACCTTCACCGCATCGGACCGTCCCTGCTCCGCCGGTTTGAAGAGATGCGTGCACTCGCTCGACAGCGCCACGACCTCGCGCGGCTCGACGACCATCTTCTCGACGATGTCGGCCTTGCGCGCCCCGAGGCAGCGGCAGAGGCCGCGCGCGTCCCGTGGGATGCGCCCGCGCATTGGCACCGTCCCAACCAACAATCGCGTCAGCAGGTCCGAAAGTCCTTGAACTGCGGTGGATGA
- a CDS encoding LysR family transcriptional regulator — protein sequence MARNLDLTALRSLVTVAEVGGVTRAAGHLNLTQSAVSMQLKRLEETLGLSLIDRSARSVQLTPTGEQLLSYARRMLVLNDEAIARLTDDGYEGEIVLGAPHDILYPAIPPVLAGFAQLYPRLRVRLLSLPTRTLKQMFANGECDAILTTEDALGEGGETLLTLPLVWAGAIGGVAHRLRPLPFAFCRNCIFSPVARSVLDAAGIEWVSMVDSASDRASEVSVMADLAVYVILDQTLPAGVSRVPAGAGLPSLPDQNINLYRSGALRPEVSDALAGLLRDSYARLGAPVRMAAE from the coding sequence ATGGCGCGAAATCTCGACCTGACCGCGCTCCGTTCCCTCGTGACGGTGGCCGAGGTGGGTGGCGTCACGCGGGCGGCGGGTCATCTGAACCTGACGCAATCGGCCGTCTCGATGCAGCTCAAGCGTCTGGAAGAGACACTGGGCCTGTCGCTGATCGATCGGTCCGCGCGCAGCGTGCAGCTTACCCCAACGGGCGAACAGCTTCTCTCCTATGCGCGGCGGATGCTGGTCCTGAACGACGAGGCCATCGCCCGCCTGACCGATGACGGCTACGAGGGCGAGATCGTACTCGGCGCGCCCCATGACATCCTTTATCCAGCGATCCCGCCCGTGCTTGCGGGGTTCGCTCAACTCTATCCCCGGCTGAGGGTCAGGCTCCTGTCGCTGCCGACGCGGACACTCAAGCAGATGTTCGCCAACGGCGAATGCGACGCGATCCTGACCACCGAGGACGCGCTGGGCGAGGGGGGCGAAACTCTGCTGACGCTTCCGCTCGTCTGGGCGGGGGCGATCGGCGGGGTCGCGCACCGGCTGAGGCCGCTGCCGTTCGCCTTCTGCCGCAACTGCATCTTCAGCCCGGTCGCGCGCAGCGTGCTCGACGCGGCGGGGATCGAATGGGTCTCGATGGTCGATTCGGCCTCGGACCGCGCGTCGGAGGTATCGGTGATGGCCGATCTCGCGGTCTACGTCATTCTCGACCAGACCCTGCCTGCGGGCGTCTCGCGCGTTCCGGCCGGGGCAGGGTTGCCATCCCTTCCTGACCAGAACATCAATCTCTACCGCTCGGGTGCGCTTCGGCCCGAAGTGTCGGACGCACTGGCGGGGCTCCTGCGCGACAGCTATGCGCGGCTCGGCGCGCCGGTGCGCATGGCCGCGGAATAG
- a CDS encoding NADPH:quinone oxidoreductase family protein translates to MRAFRITDFSQMPSVEDVPRPEPGPSQVRVRIAACALNFADLLMLKGTYQDTPPLPFSPGMEVAGTIDAVGSGVGDLAQGARVAVFAGHGGLAEWGVFDAARARILPETMPFEDAAAIQIAHGTAHLALSHRARLAAGERLVVLGAAGGVGLAAVEIGKLMGAEVVAVARGSDRLAVAKAAGADHLIDGRDPDLRGALKALGGADVLLDPVGGSASETAMRALRPEARVVLVGFASGDVPNLAANHLLVKNVSVLGVYWGGYMAFAPAQVAASLDALLAWYAEGRLHPHIGHRLPLDRVAEGLDLMAGRGSTGKIVITMG, encoded by the coding sequence ATGAGAGCATTCAGAATCACCGATTTCTCGCAGATGCCGTCGGTCGAGGACGTTCCCAGACCCGAACCCGGGCCGAGTCAGGTGCGCGTTCGGATCGCGGCCTGCGCGCTTAATTTCGCGGATCTGCTGATGCTGAAGGGGACGTATCAGGATACGCCACCCCTGCCCTTCTCGCCCGGGATGGAGGTCGCCGGGACGATCGACGCGGTCGGATCCGGTGTGGGGGATCTGGCACAGGGCGCACGCGTGGCGGTCTTTGCCGGGCATGGCGGATTGGCCGAATGGGGCGTGTTCGACGCGGCCCGGGCGCGGATCCTGCCCGAAACGATGCCGTTCGAGGATGCCGCCGCGATCCAGATCGCCCACGGCACCGCCCATCTGGCCCTGTCGCACCGGGCGCGTCTCGCGGCGGGCGAGCGGCTCGTCGTGCTGGGTGCCGCGGGCGGCGTCGGCCTCGCCGCGGTCGAGATCGGCAAGCTGATGGGGGCGGAGGTCGTGGCCGTGGCCCGTGGATCGGACAGGCTCGCCGTTGCGAAGGCTGCCGGTGCCGATCACCTGATCGACGGGCGCGACCCGGATCTGCGCGGCGCACTCAAGGCGCTCGGCGGGGCGGACGTTCTCTTGGATCCGGTCGGCGGAAGCGCCTCCGAGACCGCGATGCGCGCGCTGAGACCCGAAGCGCGGGTGGTCCTCGTAGGCTTTGCCAGCGGCGATGTTCCGAACCTTGCCGCCAATCACCTGCTCGTCAAGAACGTGAGCGTGCTGGGCGTCTACTGGGGCGGATACATGGCCTTCGCGCCCGCGCAGGTTGCGGCATCGCTCGACGCGCTGCTGGCCTGGTATGCGGAGGGGCGTCTGCACCCGCATATCGGCCACCGGCTGCCGCTCGACCGGGTGGCCGAGGGGCTCGACCTCATGGCGGGGCGCGGATCGACGGGCAAGATCGTCATCACGATGGGCTGA
- a CDS encoding helix-turn-helix transcriptional regulator, whose product MKHPVDVHVGKRIRQRRWMLGMTQQQLAERVGIKFQQIQKYETGMNRVSASRLWDIADALEVSVAFFFEGLSEDDADAEQGGRDRNTDILSDKEALELVRSYYAIPENQRRRLFELARVLSDVA is encoded by the coding sequence ATGAAGCATCCAGTAGATGTCCATGTCGGTAAGAGAATTCGTCAACGTCGCTGGATGTTGGGCATGACGCAGCAGCAGCTTGCGGAACGTGTCGGCATCAAGTTCCAGCAGATCCAGAAATACGAGACCGGGATGAACCGTGTCAGCGCCTCCCGCCTCTGGGATATCGCCGACGCGCTCGAGGTTTCGGTCGCATTCTTCTTCGAGGGTCTGTCCGAGGACGACGCCGATGCCGAGCAAGGTGGACGGGACCGCAACACCGACATTCTCTCCGACAAGGAAGCGCTCGAGCTCGTTCGGTCCTATTACGCGATCCCAGAGAACCAGCGTCGCCGCCTCTTCGAGCTTGCGCGCGTTCTGAGCGACGTCGCCTGA
- a CDS encoding inositol monophosphatase family protein, translating to MPMHSAALLDDLRETALALADAARPETLRYFRQPALAAENKAAGGFDPVTEGDRAAERAMREVLARRRPDDGIMGEEYGNVHGRSGLTWVLDPIDGTRAYISGTPSWGVLVAVRDDDGPIMGLVDQPYTGERFFGGPGEAWLDSPAGRSILATRGTETLDRAILFTTFPEIGTETERHAFEAVRDRVMLTRYGLDCYAYGLLALGQIDLVIEAGLNAYDIQGPMAVVQAAGGVVTDWHGGPAHDGGTVLAAANTAIHRAALEVLVR from the coding sequence ATGCCGATGCATTCCGCCGCCCTCCTCGACGATCTCCGCGAGACGGCGCTCGCGCTCGCGGATGCGGCGCGGCCCGAGACGCTGAGATATTTCCGTCAGCCTGCGCTTGCGGCCGAGAACAAGGCCGCCGGCGGTTTCGATCCGGTTACAGAAGGTGACCGTGCAGCCGAGCGCGCGATGCGCGAGGTCCTCGCGCGGCGGCGGCCCGACGACGGCATCATGGGCGAGGAATACGGCAATGTGCACGGCCGGAGCGGCCTGACCTGGGTGCTCGACCCGATCGACGGAACCCGGGCCTACATCTCCGGGACGCCGAGCTGGGGGGTCCTCGTCGCGGTTCGCGATGACGACGGTCCGATCATGGGTCTCGTCGACCAGCCCTATACGGGCGAGCGGTTCTTCGGCGGGCCGGGAGAGGCCTGGCTCGACAGCCCCGCGGGCCGGAGCATTCTCGCCACGCGCGGGACCGAGACGCTCGACCGCGCGATCCTCTTCACCACCTTCCCCGAGATCGGCACCGAGACGGAGCGCCACGCCTTCGAGGCCGTGCGCGACCGCGTGATGCTCACCCGCTACGGTCTCGATTGCTATGCCTACGGGCTTCTGGCACTGGGCCAGATCGACCTCGTGATCGAGGCGGGACTGAACGCCTACGACATCCAGGGGCCGATGGCCGTGGTCCAGGCAGCGGGCGGCGTCGTCACCGATTGGCACGGCGGCCCGGCCCATGACGGCGGCACCGTGCTGGCCGCTGCGAACACGGCGATCCACCGTGCCGCGCTGGAGGTATTGGTCCGATGA
- a CDS encoding 8-oxoguanine deaminase, whose amino-acid sequence MTDRHVLIRGADLVLTMDDDGSELAGADLRLRDGVVAEIGQDLTPDGAEALDARGCLVTPGLVNTHHHLFQTMTRAVPGAQDAALFGWLQTLYPIWSRMGPEHMRVSALAGLAELALSGCTTSSDHLYLFPNGARLDDTIEAATEIGLRFHPTRGAMSIGESAGGLPPDALVEREQDILEDCLRVIDAHHDPAPGAMVRVGVAPCSPFSVSRELMRDAAILARDKGVRLHTHLAENDEDVAYSLERFGCRPGQYAEDLGWTGPDVWHAHCVKLDPDEIDLFARSLTGVAHCPCSNCRLASGIAPVRAMREAGVRVGLGVDGSASSDLGNLVAEARQAMLLQRVASGPDAMSARAALRLATRGGAEVLGRDDCGYLARGMRADIAIWDMRGVEAAGSWDPAALLLAGPSRVRDLFVEGRRIVDDGRIATLDLGAVLARQRNLARSLAG is encoded by the coding sequence ATGACGGACCGGCATGTCTTGATTCGCGGGGCCGACCTCGTCCTGACGATGGACGACGACGGGTCCGAGCTTGCCGGTGCGGATCTCCGCCTTCGCGACGGAGTCGTGGCCGAGATCGGGCAGGACCTGACACCCGACGGGGCCGAGGCGCTCGACGCGCGGGGATGCCTCGTGACGCCCGGCCTCGTGAACACGCATCACCATCTCTTCCAGACGATGACGCGCGCGGTGCCCGGCGCGCAGGATGCGGCGCTCTTCGGGTGGCTCCAGACGCTCTATCCGATCTGGTCGCGGATGGGCCCCGAGCATATGCGCGTCTCGGCGCTGGCTGGGCTCGCCGAACTGGCGCTTTCGGGCTGCACGACCAGTTCCGACCACCTCTACCTGTTCCCGAACGGCGCGCGGCTCGACGACACGATCGAGGCGGCGACCGAGATCGGTCTGCGCTTCCATCCCACCCGCGGCGCGATGAGCATCGGAGAAAGCGCAGGCGGCCTGCCGCCCGATGCCCTTGTCGAGCGCGAGCAGGACATCCTCGAGGATTGCCTTCGCGTGATCGACGCCCATCACGATCCCGCTCCGGGTGCGATGGTCCGCGTGGGCGTGGCCCCCTGTTCGCCCTTCTCCGTCAGCCGCGAACTGATGCGCGACGCTGCGATCCTCGCGCGCGACAAGGGGGTGCGCCTCCATACCCATCTGGCCGAAAACGACGAGGACGTGGCCTACAGCCTCGAGCGGTTCGGCTGCCGCCCCGGACAATATGCCGAGGATCTGGGTTGGACCGGGCCGGATGTCTGGCACGCGCATTGCGTCAAGCTCGACCCGGACGAGATCGACCTCTTCGCGCGGTCGCTGACGGGCGTCGCGCATTGTCCCTGTTCGAACTGCCGTCTCGCCTCGGGGATCGCGCCGGTCCGCGCGATGCGCGAGGCAGGCGTGCGCGTGGGGCTCGGCGTCGACGGTTCCGCCAGCAGCGATCTCGGCAATCTCGTGGCCGAGGCGCGTCAGGCCATGCTGCTGCAGCGGGTGGCATCGGGCCCTGATGCCATGTCCGCGCGTGCGGCCTTGCGTCTTGCCACGCGTGGCGGCGCGGAGGTCCTGGGGCGTGACGATTGCGGATACCTCGCGCGGGGAATGCGCGCCGACATCGCGATCTGGGACATGCGCGGGGTCGAGGCCGCCGGATCGTGGGATCCGGCCGCGCTGCTGCTTGCCGGGCCGTCGCGGGTGCGCGACCTCTTCGTCGAAGGGCGTCGCATCGTCGATGACGGCCGGATCGCGACGCTCGATCTCGGTGCCGTGCTGGCGCGTCAGCGAAATCTCGCGCGATCTCTCGCCGGTTAA
- a CDS encoding CAP domain-containing protein — MTHRIALVVMLLALAGCVVAPAHVQLDRAKVVTRGAIPKGGLDVNAYRRQAGLSPIARSSRLDAAARRHASDMARRGFFAHHGSDGSTHTLRIRAQGCGGGAENIAEGPYDARSVMSAWMGSAGHRRNILLPAVTHYGLANVGDKWVMTLSRDCP, encoded by the coding sequence ATGACGCACCGCATCGCCCTCGTCGTCATGCTTCTCGCGCTTGCGGGATGCGTCGTTGCCCCGGCCCACGTCCAGCTCGATCGTGCCAAGGTGGTGACGAGGGGCGCGATTCCGAAGGGAGGGCTGGATGTGAACGCCTATCGCCGGCAAGCCGGTCTTTCCCCGATCGCGCGATCCTCGCGTCTCGACGCAGCGGCGCGTCGGCATGCCAGCGACATGGCGCGGCGGGGGTTCTTTGCGCATCACGGCAGCGACGGATCGACCCATACGCTCAGGATCCGCGCGCAGGGCTGCGGCGGCGGGGCCGAGAACATCGCCGAAGGCCCCTACGATGCGCGGTCGGTCATGTCCGCCTGGATGGGCTCGGCGGGTCATCGCCGCAACATCCTCCTGCCCGCCGTGACGCATTACGGCCTCGCCAATGTCGGCGACAAATGGGTGATGACGCTGTCGCGCGATTGCCCCTGA
- the modA gene encoding molybdate ABC transporter substrate-binding protein, with protein sequence MPVSRPRVAAIACICAALGISAALADEVTVFAAASLTNAMEEIEPRFEEATGHDLVVSLAGSSALARQILAGAPADVFISANALWMDEVEKAGLVAEGTRTDLLGNSIVLVAHGEGASKVDLGPGTDLAGLLGDGYLAMALVDAVPAGIYGRAALEDLGLWDDVETRVAQSDNVRTALRLVATGEAPFGIVYATDAAAENGVSVVGTFPEGTHPPILYPVAGIAGRESAAATGFLDFLSGPEARAAFERQGFVVLGE encoded by the coding sequence ATGCCCGTCAGCCGTCCCCGCGTTGCCGCGATCGCCTGTATCTGCGCCGCGCTGGGAATCTCGGCGGCCTTGGCCGACGAAGTGACGGTCTTCGCCGCGGCAAGCCTGACCAACGCGATGGAAGAGATCGAGCCCCGGTTCGAGGAGGCGACCGGCCACGATCTCGTCGTTTCGCTTGCCGGATCGTCGGCGCTGGCGCGTCAGATCCTCGCGGGCGCACCGGCTGACGTGTTCATCTCGGCAAATGCGCTCTGGATGGACGAAGTGGAGAAGGCGGGACTGGTGGCGGAAGGAACGCGCACGGACCTCCTCGGCAATTCCATCGTCCTCGTCGCGCATGGCGAGGGGGCATCGAAGGTCGATCTCGGTCCCGGAACGGATCTCGCCGGTCTTCTCGGCGACGGGTATCTCGCCATGGCGCTCGTCGATGCGGTGCCCGCAGGCATCTACGGCCGTGCCGCGCTCGAGGATCTCGGGCTCTGGGACGATGTCGAGACGCGCGTCGCCCAATCCGACAACGTCCGCACGGCGCTGCGTCTCGTCGCGACCGGAGAGGCCCCCTTCGGTATCGTCTATGCCACAGATGCGGCGGCCGAGAACGGCGTGAGCGTCGTGGGCACCTTCCCCGAGGGCACGCATCCGCCGATCCTCTATCCCGTCGCCGGGATCGCCGGTCGCGAAAGCGCGGCCGCGACGGGCTTCCTCGATTTCCTGTCCGGTCCCGAGGCCCGCGCGGCCTTCGAGCGGCAGGGCTTCGTCGTCCTCGGGGAATGA
- the modB gene encoding molybdate ABC transporter permease subunit — protein MTDWLGPEEWRAVALSLKVAFWATLGSLPFGILTAYALARWSFPGKQLLNGLVHLPLVLPPVVTGYLLLLTFGRTGWLGGWLAEIGIVFAFRWTGAALAAAIMAFPLMVRAIRLSIEAVDAKLEQAGATLGASPAWVFATLTLPLVLPGIVAGAILAFAKAMGEFGATITFVSNIPGETRTIPTAIYAFLQVPGGEGSALRLVVVSVVVAMGALFLSELVGRRIADRIGGR, from the coding sequence ATGACCGACTGGCTCGGCCCCGAGGAATGGCGCGCGGTCGCGCTGTCGCTGAAGGTGGCGTTCTGGGCGACGCTGGGGAGCCTGCCGTTCGGCATCCTCACGGCCTATGCACTGGCGCGGTGGAGCTTTCCGGGCAAGCAGCTGCTGAACGGGCTGGTCCATCTGCCGCTGGTGCTGCCGCCCGTGGTGACGGGCTATCTGCTGCTTCTGACCTTCGGTCGGACCGGATGGCTGGGCGGGTGGCTGGCCGAGATCGGCATCGTCTTTGCCTTCCGCTGGACGGGCGCGGCACTCGCCGCCGCGATCATGGCGTTCCCGCTCATGGTGCGGGCCATCCGCTTGTCGATCGAGGCGGTGGACGCCAAGCTCGAACAGGCGGGCGCGACGCTCGGGGCGTCGCCCGCCTGGGTCTTCGCGACGCTGACGCTGCCTCTCGTCCTGCCGGGGATCGTGGCGGGCGCGATCCTGGCATTCGCCAAGGCCATGGGCGAATTTGGCGCGACGATCACCTTCGTGTCGAACATCCCCGGCGAGACGCGCACCATCCCGACCGCGATCTATGCCTTCCTGCAGGTACCGGGCGGCGAGGGGTCTGCCCTGCGGCTGGTGGTCGTGTCGGTCGTCGTGGCGATGGGCGCACTCTTTCTCTCCGAGCTCGTCGGCCGGCGCATAGCAGACCGGATCGGCGGGCGCTGA
- the modC gene encoding molybdenum ABC transporter ATP-binding protein: MLEIRLRHAFSDFTLDVDFASGPGVTVLFGRSGSGKTTIAQALAGLLTPDEGRIAIGGETLLDTAKGIRLAPHRRRIGYVFQEARLFPHLTVSQNLRFGAWFAPKNAPREEMGRVVEMLGIGHLLTRRPGALSGGEKSRVSLGRALLSAPRVILADEPLAALDDARKAEILPYFERLRDEARVPILYVSHSASEVARLATTVVALRDGRVIEHGTPGEVLSNPGVLPNGPREVGSIVRARIVAHHDDGLTELDASGIALFLPRVDHPTGTWLRVRIAAHDVILSRHRLSGISALNVFEGRVEEIRIGDGPGALVVLVTAAGRILARITQRSVRALDLAPGIVAHAAVKSVAVASADIGFDGRG; the protein is encoded by the coding sequence ATGCTCGAGATCCGCCTGCGCCACGCCTTTTCGGACTTCACGCTCGACGTCGATTTCGCATCCGGCCCCGGCGTCACCGTGCTCTTCGGGCGGTCGGGGTCGGGCAAGACGACGATCGCGCAGGCGCTCGCGGGGCTTCTGACACCGGACGAGGGGCGGATCGCCATCGGCGGCGAGACGTTGCTCGATACCGCGAAGGGGATTCGCCTGGCCCCCCATCGCCGCAGGATCGGCTATGTCTTTCAGGAGGCGCGCCTTTTCCCGCACCTGACCGTCTCGCAGAACCTGCGCTTCGGCGCGTGGTTCGCCCCGAAGAACGCACCCCGCGAGGAAATGGGCCGCGTGGTCGAGATGCTCGGGATCGGGCATCTGCTGACCCGGCGGCCGGGCGCGCTGTCGGGCGGCGAGAAGAGCCGAGTCTCCCTCGGGCGGGCGCTCCTCTCGGCACCGCGCGTCATTCTCGCGGACGAGCCGCTCGCCGCCCTCGACGACGCCCGCAAGGCCGAGATCCTGCCCTATTTCGAGCGTCTTCGCGACGAGGCGCGCGTGCCGATCCTCTATGTCAGCCATTCCGCCTCCGAGGTCGCGCGGCTCGCCACGACGGTGGTGGCGCTGCGGGACGGCCGCGTGATCGAACACGGAACGCCGGGCGAGGTCCTGTCCAATCCTGGCGTGCTGCCGAATGGCCCGCGCGAGGTCGGATCCATCGTCAGGGCACGGATCGTCGCCCATCATGACGATGGCCTGACCGAGCTCGACGCCTCGGGCATCGCGCTTTTCCTGCCGCGTGTCGACCACCCGACGGGCACATGGCTGCGCGTCCGCATCGCCGCGCATGACGTCATCCTGTCGCGCCATCGCCTGAGCGGGATCTCGGCGCTCAACGTGTTCGAGGGCCGGGTGGAGGAGATCCGGATCGGCGACGGGCCCGGCGCGCTCGTCGTGCTCGTAACGGCGGCGGGGCGGATCCTCGCCCGGATCACCCAACGCTCTGTGCGGGCGCTGGACCTCGCCCCCGGCATCGTCGCCCATGCCGCGGTCAAGAGCGTCGCGGTCGCCTCGGCCGATATCGGGTTCGACGGGCGGGGCTGA
- a CDS encoding ABC transporter permease subunit produces the protein MKRSPVLLAITTLGFLFLYAPILSLVIYSFNESRLVTVWSGFSTRWYGALLEDPQILDAAWISLQLGVAAATIATIVGLLASFALTRHGRFRGRFLLGGMATAPLVMPEVIIGLSLLLLFVGMENLVGWPAGRGFTTIVIAHATFGAAFATVVIQARMGTLDRAQEEAAADLGARPLRVFLDVTLPGLAPALISAWLLAFTLSLDDVVIASFVSGPGASTLPMVIFSKVRLGVSPEVNALATIVILIVSVAVGIAAWQSAKR, from the coding sequence ATGAAACGCTCTCCCGTCCTTCTCGCGATCACGACGCTCGGCTTTCTGTTCCTCTATGCGCCGATCCTGAGCCTCGTGATCTACAGCTTCAACGAAAGCCGGCTCGTCACGGTCTGGAGCGGCTTCTCGACCCGCTGGTACGGCGCGCTGCTCGAGGATCCGCAGATCCTCGATGCGGCGTGGATCTCGCTTCAGCTGGGGGTCGCGGCGGCGACCATCGCGACGATCGTGGGGCTGCTCGCCTCTTTCGCGCTGACGCGGCACGGGCGGTTCCGTGGGCGGTTCCTACTCGGCGGCATGGCGACCGCGCCGCTCGTCATGCCGGAAGTCATCATTGGGCTGTCTCTGCTGCTGCTTTTCGTGGGGATGGAGAACCTCGTCGGCTGGCCGGCGGGACGCGGCTTTACCACCATCGTCATCGCACATGCCACGTTCGGCGCGGCCTTCGCGACTGTGGTGATCCAGGCGCGGATGGGCACGCTCGACCGCGCGCAGGAGGAGGCGGCGGCCGATCTCGGGGCGCGGCCGCTCAGGGTCTTCCTCGACGTGACGCTGCCGGGCCTCGCGCCCGCGCTGATCTCGGCATGGCTTCTGGCCTTCACGCTGTCGCTCGACGACGTCGTGATCGCGAGCTTCGTGTCGGGCCCCGGGGCCTCGACCCTGCCGATGGTCATCTTTTCGAAAGTGCGGCTCGGCGTCAGCCCCGAGGTCAATGCCCTCGCCACGATCGTCATCCTGATCGTCTCGGTCGCGGTGGGCATCGCCGCCTGGCAGAGCGCCAAGCGGTAA
- a CDS encoding ABC transporter permease subunit has translation MRRLVAAIPLVWLGLFFLVPLLVLVKISVSEPAIAQPPYLPLFDWADGILTATLNLGNYIFLWEDPLYLLSYLSSARIAGISTLITLLVGYPMAYVIARAPVSRRNLLLTLVILPFWTSFLLRVYAWIGLLKGNGTLNGFLLWTGLIDAPLVLIPTDFAVYLGIVYTYLPFMILPLYASLSRLDTALLEASADLGARPFTSFLTVTLPLSLPGIVAGCMLVFIPALGEYVIPALLGGPDTLMIGSVLWNEFFLNRDWPVAASVAIVMVVVLALPIAILRRTQAREVE, from the coding sequence ATGAGGCGGCTCGTCGCGGCGATTCCGCTGGTTTGGCTCGGCCTCTTCTTTCTCGTGCCGTTGCTCGTTCTGGTGAAGATCTCGGTCTCGGAACCCGCAATCGCGCAGCCGCCCTATCTGCCGCTTTTCGACTGGGCCGACGGCATCCTCACGGCGACGCTCAACCTCGGGAATTACATCTTCCTGTGGGAGGATCCGCTCTACCTGCTCTCCTATCTCAGCTCGGCCAGAATCGCGGGCATCTCGACGCTCATCACGCTGCTCGTCGGCTATCCGATGGCCTACGTCATCGCGCGCGCGCCGGTTTCGCGGCGAAACCTTCTGCTGACGCTCGTCATCCTGCCGTTCTGGACGTCGTTCCTATTGCGCGTCTATGCGTGGATCGGCCTTCTCAAGGGCAACGGCACGCTCAACGGCTTCCTGCTCTGGACCGGGCTGATCGACGCGCCGCTCGTCCTGATCCCCACGGATTTCGCGGTCTATCTCGGGATCGTCTATACCTATCTGCCCTTCATGATCTTGCCGCTCTATGCCTCGCTCTCGCGGCTCGACACGGCGCTGCTCGAGGCCTCGGCCGATCTGGGCGCGCGGCCCTTCACCTCCTTTCTCACCGTGACGCTACCGCTCTCGCTTCCGGGGATCGTCGCGGGATGCATGCTGGTCTTCATCCCCGCGCTCGGCGAATACGTGATCCCGGCGCTTCTTGGCGGACCCGACACGCTGATGATCGGCTCTGTCCTCTGGAACGAATTCTTCCTCAACCGCGACTGGCCGGTCGCCGCTTCGGTCGCGATCGTCATGGTGGTCGTCCTCGCCCTGCCCATCGCGATCCTGCGCAGGACGCAGGCGCGCGAGGTCGAATGA